A single region of the Lysinibacillus sp. B2A1 genome encodes:
- a CDS encoding transcriptional repressor gives MSATHLQDALDTLKTTGVRITPQRHAILEYLIQSMAHPTADEIYKALEGRFPNMSVATVYNNLRVFREVGLVKELTYGDASSRFDFVTNDHYHMICECCGKIVDFHYPGLDEIEHFASQVTGFDVHSHRLEIYGTCPSCKDVSAKVQ, from the coding sequence ATGTCTGCAACGCATTTACAGGATGCTCTTGACACGTTAAAAACAACTGGTGTACGTATTACTCCTCAGCGTCATGCTATTTTGGAATATTTAATTCAATCAATGGCACATCCAACTGCCGATGAAATTTATAAAGCACTTGAAGGAAGATTCCCAAATATGAGTGTAGCAACTGTCTATAATAACCTTCGCGTATTTCGCGAGGTTGGTTTAGTGAAAGAACTTACCTATGGTGATGCTTCGAGTCGCTTTGATTTCGTTACAAATGATCATTATCACATGATTTGTGAATGCTGTGGAAAAATAGTCGATTTTCATTATCCTGGTCTCGATGAAATTGAACATTTTGCATCGCAAGTAACAGGCTTTGATGTGCATTCGCATCGCTTAGAGATATACGGCACTTGTCCATCGTGTAAAGATGTATCTGCAAAAGTGCAGTAA
- a CDS encoding aspartate aminotransferase family protein, whose protein sequence is MNHTKSEAIHAEALQHIVGGVNSPSRSYKAVGGGSPVAMTRGKGAYFWDVDGNRYIDYLAAYGPIVTGHGHPHIAKAIAHAAENGTLFGTPTEYEVTFAKMLKEAIPSMDKVRFNNSGTEAVMTTIRVARAYTGRTKIMKFAGCYHGHFDLVLVAAGSGPATLGTPDSAGVTTSTAEEVITVPFNNPDAFTEAMDKWGEQIAAILIEPIVGNFGIVEPNPGFLELVHATAKEKGALTIYDEVITAFRFHYGGAQNLLGLTPDLTALGKVIGGGLPIGAYGGRKEIMDTVAPLGPAYQAGTMAGNPASMQAGIACLEVLQTPGIYDEMDRLGGILEDGILAAAKKHGVTITLNRLKGALTIYFTDVKVENYEQAENADGEIFGRFFKFMLNQGINLAPSKYEAWFLTTEHTEADILETIKAVDFAFSQL, encoded by the coding sequence ATGAATCACACAAAATCTGAAGCAATACACGCGGAAGCGCTACAGCATATCGTTGGTGGTGTAAATAGCCCTTCTCGTTCTTATAAAGCAGTGGGCGGTGGCTCGCCTGTAGCAATGACTCGTGGTAAAGGTGCTTATTTTTGGGATGTTGACGGCAATCGTTATATTGACTATCTAGCGGCATATGGACCTATCGTAACTGGACATGGTCACCCACATATTGCGAAGGCTATTGCACATGCAGCTGAAAATGGTACATTGTTTGGAACCCCGACTGAATACGAGGTTACTTTTGCAAAAATGTTAAAAGAAGCAATACCATCTATGGATAAAGTACGTTTTAATAACTCTGGTACAGAAGCTGTGATGACAACTATTCGCGTTGCACGTGCCTATACAGGTCGTACGAAAATAATGAAGTTTGCAGGTTGCTACCATGGCCACTTCGATTTAGTATTAGTAGCTGCTGGTTCAGGTCCTGCTACATTAGGAACACCAGACTCAGCAGGTGTAACAACTTCTACTGCTGAGGAAGTAATTACTGTACCTTTTAATAATCCTGATGCCTTTACTGAAGCAATGGATAAATGGGGCGAACAAATTGCTGCTATCTTAATAGAACCAATTGTAGGGAACTTCGGTATTGTAGAGCCAAATCCAGGCTTCCTAGAGTTAGTGCATGCTACTGCAAAAGAAAAAGGAGCATTAACGATTTACGATGAGGTTATCACAGCATTCCGCTTCCATTATGGTGGTGCTCAAAACTTACTTGGACTAACACCTGATCTAACAGCACTTGGGAAAGTTATTGGTGGTGGTTTACCAATCGGTGCATACGGTGGTCGTAAAGAAATTATGGATACAGTTGCACCTCTTGGCCCAGCCTACCAAGCAGGTACTATGGCAGGAAACCCTGCATCGATGCAAGCTGGCATTGCCTGCTTAGAAGTACTACAAACGCCTGGGATTTACGATGAAATGGATAGACTAGGTGGAATTTTAGAGGACGGTATTTTAGCTGCAGCTAAAAAGCATGGCGTAACAATCACATTAAATCGTCTTAAAGGGGCACTGACTATTTACTTTACAGATGTGAAAGTAGAAAACTATGAGCAAGCAGAAAACGCTGACGGCGAAATCTTTGGCCGCTTCTTCAAATTCATGCTTAATCAGGGTATTAATCTAGCTCCCTCGAAATATGAAGCATGGTTCTTAACTACTGAACATACTGAAGCAGATATTCTGGAAACAATTAAAGCGGTAGATTTTGCATTTTCTCAACTATAA
- a CDS encoding thioredoxin-dependent thiol peroxidase: MTLIEGKNVPDFSLINERGETVKLADFRGHNVIVYFYPKDMTPGCTTEACDFRDKHEDFSQLNAAVLGISPDDAKKHNKFIDKYGLPFSLLVDEDHAVAEAYGVWVLKKMYGREYMGIERSTFLIDTEGNLIKAWRKVRVKNHIEEVYTYLAEWEAAK; this comes from the coding sequence GTGACTTTAATAGAAGGAAAAAATGTTCCAGATTTTTCTCTTATAAATGAAAGAGGGGAGACGGTAAAGTTAGCAGATTTCAGAGGACATAATGTTATAGTTTATTTTTATCCTAAAGATATGACACCAGGATGCACGACTGAGGCATGTGATTTCCGTGACAAGCACGAGGATTTTAGTCAGCTAAATGCAGCTGTGCTCGGTATCAGTCCTGACGATGCAAAAAAACATAACAAATTTATAGATAAGTATGGATTACCATTCTCCCTACTGGTGGATGAGGATCATGCGGTTGCAGAGGCATATGGCGTATGGGTGTTGAAGAAGATGTATGGACGTGAGTATATGGGAATAGAACGCTCAACATTTTTAATTGATACGGAGGGGAATCTTATTAAGGCTTGGCGCAAGGTACGCGTGAAAAATCACATTGAGGAAGTATATACCTACTTAGCAGAATGGGAGGCGGCAAAATGA
- a CDS encoding D-2-hydroxyacid dehydrogenase: MRIYFTFEPRPDLREPLVAEFPQVDFIFETGLSIEELQRADVLVTYGEDLNKENMNYATNLKWIFVASAGVEKMPAQAIMERNILVSNVRGIHKTPMAESMLAHILAIKRALPWMYEQQKKSEWSKKAKQSELRDSTALILGPGAIGSEVGRLLQAFGVTTIGCNRSGKEAAYMDNIVCFDQLIEALPKADIVISVLPKTDETTHLLKQEHFKAMKSNAIFMNFGRGNLVEEDTLIHAIQSGEIGYAVLDVFEQEPLAVDHPLWSLPNVIVSPHISSHSSRYVERSLHIFKPSLEKWLRGEKELENVMDLSRGY, from the coding sequence ATGAGAATTTATTTTACATTTGAACCAAGACCTGATTTACGTGAGCCGTTAGTGGCCGAGTTTCCACAGGTTGATTTTATTTTTGAGACTGGCTTATCCATTGAGGAGTTGCAAAGAGCAGATGTACTTGTTACATATGGTGAGGATTTAAATAAGGAAAATATGAATTACGCCACAAATCTGAAGTGGATTTTTGTAGCCTCGGCTGGAGTTGAAAAAATGCCAGCTCAAGCTATTATGGAACGAAATATCTTAGTTTCGAATGTGCGTGGAATTCATAAAACGCCAATGGCAGAATCGATGCTTGCTCATATTTTAGCTATTAAACGTGCGCTGCCATGGATGTATGAGCAGCAGAAGAAAAGTGAATGGTCAAAAAAAGCAAAGCAATCAGAATTACGAGACAGTACAGCTCTTATTCTAGGTCCAGGTGCTATTGGCTCAGAGGTAGGTCGTTTATTACAGGCCTTTGGTGTAACAACTATTGGCTGTAACCGTTCAGGGAAAGAAGCGGCGTATATGGATAACATAGTGTGTTTTGACCAATTAATAGAAGCTTTGCCTAAGGCTGATATCGTCATTTCTGTATTACCTAAAACGGATGAGACAACGCACCTCTTGAAACAAGAGCATTTTAAAGCAATGAAAAGTAATGCCATTTTTATGAATTTTGGTCGTGGCAATTTAGTAGAGGAAGATACTTTAATACATGCCATTCAATCAGGTGAAATTGGCTATGCTGTTTTAGACGTATTTGAACAAGAGCCTTTAGCGGTAGATCATCCATTATGGTCCTTACCGAATGTTATTGTATCTCCACATATTTCAAGCCACTCTTCACGATATGTTGAACGTAGCTTACATATTTTTAAGCCTAGTTTAGAGAAATGGTTACGTGGTGAAAAGGAATTAGAAAATGTGATGGATTTATCAAGAGGCTATTAG
- a CDS encoding toxic anion resistance protein, producing MSNNPTTIEQLTVETAEAVKQQLWGNAGVQQIANQINIKNQLDLMALGREPATKLAKFADQILDLITQSASYESRELFKQLEALMLTFDKKDFAEQKGFFKKLFARKTKNDDDLFAKYNVLSRDIEKIHYQFVLMEEELAKDNRVLARLYNEDLMFYLELEKYIVAADMKLHEVQTTLIPMYEKQSEAGNQVAKMELNRLQVIAELLQQKIDELEKSRMVAILTAPQIEMLRNGNSELIEQINGAFVKTIPVFKMGIMNAVNERRQQLQSQSASAFENRVKQFGGASHEAVQLSTALAQQSETTQTLEEMWDTIIAGITNYRKLHGELTAQRKVSETQLLALRT from the coding sequence ATGTCAAATAACCCGACGACAATTGAACAATTGACAGTGGAAACAGCAGAAGCCGTCAAACAACAATTATGGGGAAATGCAGGGGTACAACAAATTGCCAATCAGATTAATATAAAAAATCAGCTGGACTTAATGGCGTTAGGAAGAGAGCCAGCTACAAAATTAGCAAAATTCGCAGATCAAATTTTAGATTTGATTACCCAATCAGCATCCTATGAATCAAGAGAATTATTTAAGCAGCTTGAAGCCTTAATGTTGACATTTGATAAAAAGGATTTTGCTGAGCAAAAGGGTTTTTTTAAGAAGCTATTTGCACGTAAAACCAAAAATGATGATGATTTATTTGCCAAATACAATGTACTCAGTAGAGATATTGAAAAAATTCATTATCAATTTGTGCTTATGGAAGAGGAATTAGCAAAGGATAATCGCGTCCTAGCACGATTATATAATGAAGATTTGATGTTTTACCTGGAGCTAGAAAAATATATTGTCGCAGCAGATATGAAATTACATGAAGTGCAAACAACACTAATACCTATGTATGAAAAACAGAGCGAGGCTGGCAATCAAGTGGCAAAAATGGAGCTTAATCGGTTACAAGTAATTGCCGAGTTGCTACAACAGAAAATAGATGAGTTGGAGAAATCACGTATGGTTGCCATTTTAACAGCCCCGCAAATCGAGATGCTGCGCAATGGGAATAGTGAATTGATTGAACAAATTAATGGTGCTTTTGTTAAGACTATCCCTGTCTTTAAAATGGGGATCATGAATGCAGTGAATGAAAGGCGGCAGCAATTACAGAGTCAATCTGCATCAGCCTTTGAAAATCGTGTGAAGCAATTTGGAGGAGCTAGTCATGAAGCAGTTCAATTAAGCACGGCTCTAGCTCAGCAATCTGAAACAACACAAACACTTGAGGAAATGTGGGATACTATTATTGCAGGTATTACTAATTATCGTAAGCTTCATGGCGAATTAACAGCGCAGCGCAAGGTATCAGAGACACAACTGCTGGCATTAAGGACGTGA
- a CDS encoding Tellurium resistance: MVNLNKIELTKKGQFVNLTKSQNQEIGEILVNLNWNQKTERNSGGFLSSLFGTSSKGGIDLDLGCLYEMTDGSKSCVQALGNAFGSLHSAPFIELDGDDRTGMTSSGENLRINGNKVRYIKRVLVYTFIYEGVANWAEADGIATINYGTGPSIEVRLNEHRNDKNMCAIAMIENVNNETFKVERLVEYFKGHQDMDKAYNWGMSWRSGRK, translated from the coding sequence ATGGTAAATTTAAATAAAATTGAATTAACTAAAAAAGGTCAATTCGTTAACTTAACAAAATCACAAAATCAAGAGATTGGCGAAATTCTTGTTAATTTAAATTGGAATCAGAAAACTGAGAGAAATTCAGGCGGCTTTTTATCTTCTTTATTTGGCACAAGCTCTAAAGGTGGGATTGATTTAGATTTAGGATGTCTATATGAAATGACAGATGGTAGTAAAAGTTGTGTTCAGGCTCTTGGTAATGCTTTTGGTAGTTTGCATTCTGCCCCTTTTATTGAACTAGATGGTGATGATCGTACTGGTATGACAAGCAGCGGTGAAAATTTACGCATTAATGGAAACAAGGTAAGATACATTAAACGAGTGCTAGTTTATACATTTATCTATGAGGGAGTAGCAAACTGGGCTGAAGCTGATGGGATTGCAACAATCAACTACGGAACAGGTCCTAGCATTGAAGTTCGTTTAAACGAGCATCGTAATGACAAGAATATGTGTGCAATAGCCATGATTGAAAATGTAAATAATGAGACATTTAAAGTTGAGCGACTTGTTGAATATTTTAAGGGACATCAAGATATGGACAAAGCCTACAATTGGGGGATGTCATGGCGTTCAGGTAGAAAATAA
- a CDS encoding integrase codes for MVDEKPDPIRKGGFHTKKEATIAVAEIEAMLNKGIVPHLKPAPFDEYFDNWVKLYKSNLSLATLKHYDYTYNRIKEYFNSKPLQEISTQDYQKFLNQLGSTRSKETVEKVNGHIRACVLDAVDEQIIPRDFTRKAELKYTVDAKEELEKYLNYQDSILLLNGLKDRLDQGLDYYLLLLGLTTGLRFEELVGLVFSDFDFNHNELNINKTWGYNNRMPTGFGPLKNKASKRKIKLEGTTMELFKELFKSTPDNEHHLVFYNEKSIYKVITNERANDVLKEVLLELNIRPLITMHGLRHTHGSILLHKKASYQYVSRRLGHKDIETTMRTYAHLLKETLEENDQLAIDTFTEMYQ; via the coding sequence ATAGTCGATGAAAAACCAGATCCGATTCGAAAAGGAGGTTTTCATACAAAAAAAGAAGCAACAATTGCAGTAGCTGAAATTGAAGCTATGCTAAACAAAGGGATTGTTCCTCACTTAAAACCAGCTCCCTTTGATGAATACTTCGATAACTGGGTAAAGCTGTATAAAAGTAACTTATCACTAGCGACATTAAAACATTATGACTACACATATAACCGCATTAAAGAATATTTCAACAGTAAACCTTTACAAGAAATTTCAACACAAGATTATCAAAAGTTCTTAAACCAATTGGGATCTACACGTTCCAAGGAAACTGTAGAAAAAGTAAATGGTCATATTCGTGCATGCGTCCTTGATGCAGTTGACGAACAAATCATACCACGTGATTTCACAAGGAAAGCTGAATTGAAATACACAGTGGATGCAAAAGAAGAATTAGAGAAATACTTAAATTATCAAGACAGTATTTTATTGTTGAATGGTCTTAAAGATCGATTAGATCAAGGTTTAGATTATTATTTGCTATTATTAGGTTTAACAACCGGATTACGTTTTGAAGAATTAGTTGGACTTGTATTTAGTGATTTTGACTTCAATCATAATGAATTAAATATAAATAAAACATGGGGATATAATAACAGAATGCCTACAGGATTTGGACCTTTAAAAAATAAAGCGTCCAAAAGAAAAATTAAATTAGAAGGCACAACAATGGAGTTATTTAAAGAACTATTCAAATCAACTCCTGATAATGAACATCATTTAGTGTTCTATAATGAAAAATCAATATATAAAGTAATAACGAATGAACGAGCAAATGATGTTTTAAAGGAAGTGTTACTCGAATTAAATATTCGACCACTTATTACAATGCACGGTTTAAGACATACTCATGGTAGTATTTTATTGCACAAGAAAGCGTCTTACCAATACGTAAGTAGACGCTTAGGTCATAAAGATATTGAAACAACAATGAGAACTTATGCACATCTTTTAAAAGAAACACTTGAAGAGAACGATCAATTGGCAATCGATACTTTTACAGAAATGTATCAGTAG